In Periplaneta americana isolate PAMFEO1 chromosome 3, P.americana_PAMFEO1_priV1, whole genome shotgun sequence, the following are encoded in one genomic region:
- the LOC138696392 gene encoding uncharacterized protein: MAVVSENVKEALLNFALTELSKSATNHVYTFVKSEMGSSRHHFLMSLLAAKDNAENSQEGGERAQKPSVSYDVLLTCSDSEFKTYFRMTRKTMQSLTRIIGKRLTASPDTVHPLVPVEKKVLLTAWLMGNNQSYMAAAKLFEISKGTVYRVFHQICSELTILAGKYVQWPDPDECDEISTSFENQYGFPGVIGVIGACHVEIREPESREEAVRFKNEQTGQYTVILQAVCDHKLKFRDVCAGFPGQTSKSRVLVGSPLYTRLSSRTDPLIEPHKHILGSSDYPQLSTLLTPYSESASGRPLTKQELKFNILHRSARSVVEQAFEILKKRFQRLRFIDVSRTELASKVVVAACVLHNFALMHGDEFDVGDKTP; the protein is encoded by the exons ATGGCTGTTGTTTCGGAAAATGTGAAAGAAGCACTGTTAAATTTTGCATTGACAGAACTTTCAAAATCTGCAACGAACCATGTTTATACGTTTGTTAAATCTGAGATGGGATCATCTCGCCATCACTTTTTAATGTCGCTGCTTGCAGCAAAGGATAATGCAGAAAATAGTCAAGAGGGCGGCGAACGTGCACAGAAACCTAGCGTGAGCTATGATGTACTTTTAACATGCAGTGACTCGGAGTTTAAAACTTATTTCAGGATGACCAGAAAGACTATGCAA AGTTTGACCCGCATCATAGGGAAAAGGCTTACAGCATCACCTGATACAGTTCATCCATTGGTTCCTGTGGAGAAGAAAGTTCTTCTGACAGCTTGGCTAATGGGTAACAACCAGTCATACATGGCTGCTGCCAAACTGTTCGAGATCAGCAAGGGGACTGTGTACCGTGTCTTCCACCAGATCTGCAGTGAACTCACAATCCTTGCTGGCAAGTATGTACAATGGCCAGACCCAGATGAGTGCGATGAGATATCAACGTCATTTGAGAACCAATATGGGTTTCCGGGCGTGATTGGGGTGATAGGTGCCTGTCATGTGGAAATCCGGGAACCAGAGTCGAGAGAAGAGGCAGTACGGTTCAAGAACGAGCAGACTGGACAGTACACTGTAATCCTGCAAGCTGTGTGTGACCACAAGCTGAAGTTCCGAGATGTTTGTGCGGGGTTCCCAGGGCAGACTAGCAAATCTCGGGTGCTGGTTGGCAGCCCATTGTACACCCGCTTGTCAAGCCGCACAGATCCGCTGATTGAGCCGCACAAACATATTCTGGGCAGTTCTGACTACCCGCAGTTGTCGACATTGTTGACGCCATACAGTGAGAGTGCCAGTGGCCGCCCACTCACCAAGCAGGAGCTCAAGTTCAACATTTTGCACCGCTCTGCACGCTCTGTTGTTGAGCAGGCATTTGAAATACTCAAGAAGCGGTTTCAGAGGTTGCGGTTCATTGATGTATCCCGCACAGAGCTGGCCAGCAAGGTGGTTGTGGCAGCATGTGTACTGCATAACTTTGCTCTCATGCATGGTGACGAGTTTGATGTTGGTGACAAGACACCTTGA